A segment of the Hemicordylus capensis ecotype Gifberg chromosome 6, rHemCap1.1.pri, whole genome shotgun sequence genome:
ctccacccatgaggcactaccaccccaccccactcttttggggcagatccactttctgcccccaaactgccccaaagtcaccaaaacttcaaaaattctcaaaaaatcacccctttgtccaaaccccctgaaattggggtggtagcctgcacccatgaggcactaccaccacaccccactattctgccccagcccccactttctgccccaatatgccccaatctgccccaaagacatgaaattttcagaaatttaccaaaaatcagccctttgcccaatccccctgaaattggggaggTAGCCTgcacccactaggcactaccaccccaccccactccttttgcccaaatcccatgctatgcccccgaactgccccaaagtcactaaaactttaaaaattcacaaaaaatcaggactttgcccaatccccctgaaattggggtggtagactctacccattgggcactaccaccccaccccaaaatttttcccctgggcccctttttaccccccctaatcgattcggattcggattcaggttaaatccaaatccgaaccgaatcaagggtgattcgggtgacccagattcgggcacaaaacagaacaggggtgattcggctcgggtccgagccgaatcacccaaaaatccgaattgcacacccctaatgttttCTGTCTCaagctctctctgtgtgcatgCAACTAATCTATAGGCTCACTACTTACCCATCCATCCATGCATCCTTTCTGGTATGGTATTTTAGACATGAAAGATAAGGTTGCTACTTGCCTGAGAGAGGACACTGTAGATATCAAGCCAATTCACATGATGAAGTCAGGAACACACACAGCTTTGGGAGTAGTTCCTTGTGTGTTAAATaccttgagctgggtctcacgatcggtgagacctggtttggtgagctgagcagaggagcgggctaagcccactctccccgcagacgattcgggcaggagccctgggtggctggattggccgcccacatgattgccggctccatgacggagctggcagggggctggggggaacaggggccaattggcccctgggagctccagcatgccctgcgcacttgcaagACCCCCGGAGactggaggcagcttttcacctcccctctgggggtctactcatgagtagccgcagcatggagctgcaccgtggctactcacaattattaaaaccaggtttgtggagcacttgctctgcaaatctggttttagggcaggggtacttaggtgggttgcccgcctaggaaccaccaggttTGCAGCCTAGCCCGGttgttcacacgatggggcgaaatcagtctagcctccgctagcccgatttcgccccatcatgtgaatagcctccctgtgtgTCAAGTGTGTTAAAATTGTATGTTAAGTATACCTATGTACTGATCACTGTCTTTCCACTTTATGTTCATTCCTACCAACCACCATTACTCTATCTCATCTTGTAGTTCTGGACCTTTCTCTAAAATCAATATAATAATTTTAGTTTGTTTTGCTTCAATGCATACACATTTCATTTTCCCCCTTTTTCCAGAACTGGGCAAATGTCTGACAACAACCAAACCACTGGCAAAGTCAATGAATTTATCTTGCTGGATTTGTGGTCTGGCAGCTGGAGATCTTTTTCTTTGCTGTGCTGCTTGTAGTCTACATGCTGACTGTCACTAGGAATGTGGTCAATCTTACTGCAATATGGGTCGACCATCGACTCCACAGCCCCATGTACTTCTTCTTCAGCAACCTCTCCTTCCTGGATGCCATAGTGGCAACTGCCATTGCCCCCCAAATGatgaagggttgttgtttttccaagAAGAAGACCATCTCAGTGTCTGGCTGCATCTCTCAGTGTTACTTCTACTTCTTCCTTGGCACCTCCAAATTCATCCTCTTGGCTGTCATGTCATTGCACCGATATGTAGCCATCTGCAACCCACTTTGCTACTCCACCATCATGAATGTGCGCTTGACGATCCAACTCATGCTTTTGTCTTGGCTGGGGGGCTTCTTTTCTGTCCTGTCTCCCATCATCATAATCTCAAAGCTGCCTTTCTGTGGTCCTAATATCATTGGCCATTTCTTCTGTGACAACTGAGCCCCTGATCAGGCTTTCCTGTACTGACATGGCCCTCCAGGAAATGATCGAGTTCTTTCTTTCTACCATTGTGCTCTTGAGCTCCCTGATGCTGATAATCTGAGTTCTTTCTTTCTACCATTGTGCTCTTGAGCTCCCTGATGCTGACAATCATCTCCTATCTATATATCATCACCACCATCCTCTGCATCCCATCCATCACAGGCCACCTTCTCCACGTGTGCCTTCCACATCACACTGGCCTCAGTCTTCTATGGAAGTGCCATTTTCATGTACATAGTGCCCAACAAGGGCTTTTCATTTGGCCTCAAAAAAGCAGTGACCCTTCAGACCTGCATTGTCACCCACTTGTTCAACCCATTCATCTACACCCTGAGTAATCAGCAGGTCAAGGAGGTACTGAAGGGTACTGTGTCCCGACTTCCATGCACCAAGAAGAACCTGAGAAAAGATGGTGGTTAATTAAGTATGGCATGGAAGGAAAATCATAACCATGACAATCATTAACAACAAGAAGTCTGATCCTGTACTGGATTCCTGAGATTATCCCCAGATTCTCCATTCCATTTCAAATGTTGGTAACAAGTGGGAGTAGAATCTGAAGAGACTATTGGGAACCAGACTTGAAGAGACTATTGGGAACCAGCATGGGAACCAGACTTGGACAGTTTGAGGTGTCATGCTTACCAGGCACATGTGCTGCCAGTTCCCTACTTTCACCAGACATTTTCCCAAGTTCCTTACTGTTAGATGTTTGTACAAACCTGCCCTTTGTTTTTGAGTCTGCAACATGTTTTTACACTTTCCTCTGCAGTCAGATGGAACAGGAAAATATCTCACATGATTTGAGGAGTTTATTGGTTGCATTCACATGTGACACAGAACTTTAGTTTTGTTGGGGTGGGGCAGAGGTTTTCTTACCATTACAGGTGAATACATGCAACAATAGTTCTACATGGCGACCAACCCAAGATTCTGCTTtgtaaactccagtttgaaccctcaggttgtagtgaggtTAACAGCTGCCtgcagtatgtctgaatgcagaactacAGGCTGGGCTGTCTGAAACACAGAGCTGAgacaggaagctcctccctctttctggctgtGATAGGCTGTGTGGGCTGGTAGGAAgccatgccagaaggaagcccacacagccagttcccccaccttTCTACAGTCTCTCTGGGAGCACAGAGAGCTCTCTTTGTTACTTCTGAACTGGACAGgacagcggggtggggtggggtggggagcagaactgtgggTGCATTGGGCCagcggttccatgttatgtgcgaatgcagccactgtAATAACTGAATTGACAAATGGCAATGCTAAAATGAAAAGTACTGCTAAAGAACACTGAATAATTTAATAACTGTGTACGTTCTACTGACGAGCTCTGGGGGTTTGCAACTTTTCTCCCCAGGGTGAACACTTCTCTTGCAACACTTCAAAAGATTCCTCTGTAATATATTCTACCCAATTAACAAAAGAGCTCTTTGCTGGTAGTGCTGCTAGCATGTCCTGCTGCATGGTGAACTTTTGGTGAATCTCTTAAATTTGAAGATTGCTATTCTAATATTGGTGATACAGGCAGTCAGAGGATGGTGTATGAATTACTATATTGATATGTTGGGGGAGGGGTTGTTGGATAGGCCATTGAATCAGGAAACTAAATGCAGTCAAGTGTAACAGCCTGCTAAAGGTAGGACTGTTCACATATCAGCAGCTATCGCAGAATCCAGACCATCATGAGTCACAAAACAAGCACTTTCTAAAGCAACTTCCTtttgaggtaaggctacagcagTTGGGCATTTGAGTTcagaaaaagaggtgactaaggggagtcATGAAAGAGCTTTATAACATTATGTGTGATGTGGCAAGAGTGGAttaaactaactctctctctctctctctctctctctctctctctctctctctctctctctctctctctcaggaaatTCTCACAAgtagcagaaaccaggctaagggagtccagcctgctTTCTGTTGCTCGTGTGCTGCACTGGGAgacgtgtggctcctggcagccagccctcctaaatgccccctccccccttaaacgaggtttgcggagtgagcgctctgtgaACCCCATTTTTCCGATCGTGTGATGCTGTGGAATGCCTCCATGCCACGGAGACTCACAAGGACACCCCtgacagggaggctacaacaaacctcctggCATAAGGGGCCTCCcaagaatgccctgcgcactcgcatgGGGTGTTCCGGTGCCCAGGAGGTCCCTGATCCCTGACACCCCAACTGGTTCCATGATTGAGCCCGTAATCATGTGGTCAGCCAATCATTGTGATTTTCTCTCCTGCAAGGGAGAATGCTGTGCTCACTCAACCCCAATATTAATCTTCAACCCATTTTGACTATGGAGACACAACACATTTAAGATAGGTCTACCTCTTTGGGTTCAAGACACCTTCTGTCGTTAAATTTTCCTCCCTGTTAAGCTATCTCCCCACAGCCTTTTGTATGAATTTGTGTGTAAGTGGAagaatatttgtatttgtattctgtGCCTAATCTAAGACTGGGGAAGCTCCAAAGCCTCTTTCTTACTGTCAGTTAGATTCTGCAAttcacaaagtgtgtgtgtgtgactgaagACAAGTTGACACAATTGAAAACTCAGAAGGAAAAGTGTCCTGCCCAGAGTGGGAAGCTGCGTGCATTCCCAATTTTTCAACTGTGGGTGAacaaggcaggaggaaggggagtgaTTTGTGTGAAAGAGGAGCTTGGTAGCACACAGTGTTTCCTGTAAAAGAGATTCCCAGACGTTgctgactaccactcccagcatccccagcttcaatggcgtttgggaattatgggaattctagtcaacaacttctgggaatcattgttacagggaacactagtaGGACAGTAGGACTAGTAGGACAGCACTTTAACAAGGTTGGAGAGGAAGCCGCCCTACCAAGCtcccctctcacacacaatcactaccccctcctcctacctagttgtttgctcatgCACGACTAGAAATCAGGAGGATGCACACTCCCCAAAGTTCAGTAAGATGCTTGTCCTATCCTGTTTTCAATCATATGAACCTGCCTAGTGTTTGATTTGTTCTACTTGTTCACATATGAGCCAACTAATTGTATGATTAACCAGTAACTTTTCTGGCTTTTTGTAGACAATTTTGTATCACTGTTTATGTCCTCTGTCCGCATATCTGTTGCACAGCTATGGTCTCCCTCAGCAGCTGCCTTGCAGAACCAAACTAGGGTGACTGGATTCATCCTTCTGGGCTTCACTGACATTTTGGAGCTGCAGATCACCCTCTTTGCTGTTCTCCTTGTCATCTACCTCTTGACCCTAGCAGGGAACCTTCTCATCATCTCCATCACTTTGCTGGATCACCGTCTCCACAGCCCCATGTATTTCTACCTCCACAACTTTCATCTTttgagatgtatgttttgggtggtatcaaaatatgttaaataaacaaacaaacaaataaactttTGGAAATCGGTTTTACCAACTTCATTATTTTGGATGATTTCATATCAGTTTTTATGTTTTCTGTCACCATATTTCTTGCACAGCTATGGTCTTCCTCAGCAGCTGCCATGCAGAACCAAACTAGGGTGACTGAATTCATCCTTCTGGGCTTCACTGACATTTTGGAGCTCCAGATCACCCTCTTTGCTGTTCTCCTTGTCACCTACCTCTTGACCCTAGCAGGGAACCTTCTCATCATCTCCATCACTTTGCTGGATCACCGTCTCCACAgccccatgtatttcttcctcCGGAATTTTTCCCTCTTGGAAATCAGTTTTACCACCGTCATTATTCCCAAGATGCTCAACGATCTCCTTGCTACAAAGAAGACCATCACAATGAATGCTTGTTTCATCCAGTCCTTCTTTTATTTCTTCCTGGGAATTGCAGAATTCTTTCTCCTGGCTGCAATGTCGTTTGATCGGTATGTGGCCATCTGTAGCCCACTCCGCTACACCATCATTATGAACAACAGACTTTGCATTCAGCTAGTGGTGAGCTGTTGGCTGGGCAGCTTTGTCTTTGTCTTCCTAACCACTGTCTTCATCACACGCCTGCCATTCTGTGGTCCCAATGTCATTGACCATTTCTTCTGTGACAACTCACCACTTCTCAAGTTGGCCTGTGCTGACACCCTGCTCATTGAGCTAATCGACTTCATTTTGGCAGTCATTATCTTACTAGGTACTTTGGCCATTACCACCACCTCATACATCAAGATTATCTTCACTGTGCTTCGCCTCCCATCTGCTAAGGAGCGGCAGAGAGCCTTCTCCACCTGTTCCTCCCATATTATTGTTGTCACTATGTTCTATGGCAGCTGCATCTTCATGTATGTGAGGCCTTCGCAAAGCAAAGGGATTAACCTCAACAAGGGGGTATCCATTCTCAACACTGTGGTCACCCCATTGTTGAACCCCTTCATATACAGCCTCAGGAACAAGCAAGTACAGCAAGTGGTAAGTGATGCTAGGAAGAAGGTCTTTCCTAAGAAACTGGGAATCTGGTggaggaaagaaaggggaggtGTAGaccaacacagtggctgacacccagatgttgcactagctagttccacCAAATTGGGAACTAGCCTGGTTTttcctttgtttatttttataaaaGTTGTTTTGAGGCAACGTTTGTTCTgtgttctctctcttctcctagaTTTATCTTCAAGTGAGCTGTAGCTTGTATTTGTTACATGTCCTCCTGCCCCCATACCCAAAACCACAAGGAAGCCAAACACATAAATTATTGGATGAAAAGGAccacaaatgtattaaatataaAATTAGCAAACTGGATATTGAAGGTCCACCCCCTGCAGTGTGGGCCTAACCAAGGCTAGAAGTCAGACTTTCTGTCCTTTCCTGAGCCTCCAATCGGAGTCGCGCCCTGGCTCAAAGGTGGAAGCAGTTCAAGTCTGATTCCTCATCATCCTTGCCAACCCAGAAGGTAAATGGCAAGTTTTACGAATACgaggaatatttatataaagCTTTTCAACAgattgaatagatagatagatagatagatagatagatagatagatagatacccaaGCAGAATGGGATGTCTTAAAATTCACTATctgaacacacaaacacacaatctGAACACTATCTGAACACACTCCCTGTCACACACAAAGCAAATTGTTGTCACACCCAAAGCGGTGGAGTTGCAAAACTCCTCTGTCC
Coding sequences within it:
- the LOC128329680 gene encoding olfactory receptor 49-like, with translation MQNQTRVTEFILLGFTDILELQITLFAVLLVTYLLTLAGNLLIISITLLDHRLHSPMYFFLRNFSLLEISFTTVIIPKMLNDLLATKKTITMNACFIQSFFYFFLGIAEFFLLAAMSFDRYVAICSPLRYTIIMNNRLCIQLVVSCWLGSFVFVFLTTVFITRLPFCGPNVIDHFFCDNSPLLKLACADTLLIELIDFILAVIILLGTLAITTTSYIKIIFTVLRLPSAKERQRAFSTCSSHIIVVTMFYGSCIFMYVRPSQSKGINLNKGVSILNTVVTPLLNPFIYSLRNKQVQQVVSDARKKVFPKKLGIWWRKERGGVDQHSG